A single region of the Melospiza georgiana isolate bMelGeo1 chromosome 7, bMelGeo1.pri, whole genome shotgun sequence genome encodes:
- the GALNT3 gene encoding polypeptide N-acetylgalactosaminyltransferase 3 isoform X2: MALKKTPKLFKTFFHWKLWKFSIIVFVFLVFLFLLQREVGVQDFKDEAGIEPVVGKKSHVLGLVLNAMNNIKGAKPKMQIKAPIRQTKVPGERHCLPGHYTPVELKPFLDRPLQDPNAPGASGKAFKTINLSSEEQKEKQAGEEKHCFNAFASDRISLHRDLGPDTRPPECIEQKFKRCPPLPTTSIVIVFHNEAWSTLLRTVHSVMYTSPAILLKEIILVDDASVDEYLHDKLEEYVKQFQIVKVVRQKERKGLITARLLGASVATGETLTFLDAHCECFYGWLEPLLARIAENPVAVVSPDIASIDLNTFEFSKPSPYGHSHNRGNFDWSLSFGWESLPKHENKRRKDETYPIRTPTFAGGLFSISKEYFEHIGSYDEEMEIWGGENIEMSFRVWQCGGQLEIMPCSVVGHVFRSKSPHTFPKGTQVITRNQVRLAEVWMDEYKEIFYRRNTEAAKIVKQKTFGDISKRLALRQRLQCKNFTWYLTNVYPEAYVPDLNPLFSGYLKNIGNRMCLDVGENNHGGKPLIMYSCHGLGGNQDSQCQGRWNPATGRPSVQA; this comes from the exons GTGGGTGTTCAAGATTTTAAGGATGAAGCAGGGATTGAGCCAGTTGTTGGAAAGAAAAGTCACGTATTAGGTCTTGTGTTAAATGCTATGAACAATATCAAAGGTGCAAAGCCCAAAATGCAGATAAAAGCACCCATTAGGCAAACTAAGGTTCCTGGAGAGAGACACTGCTTGCCAGGGCACTATACTCCAGTGGAACTGAAGCCCTTTCTGGATCGGCCTCTTCAAGATCCTAATGCTCCTGGAGCTTCTGGCAAAGCATTTAAAACCATCAACCTGAGttcagaagaacagaaagaaaaacaggctggagaagagaaacaCTGTTTTAATGCATTTGCAAGTGATAGGATTTCTTTACACCGAGATCTTGGACCAGACACTCGACCTCCTGA ATGTATTGAACAAAAGTTTAAGCGCTGCCCGCCGTTGCCAACCACAAGCATTGTCATCGTTTTCCATAATGAGGCATGGTCAACTCTGCTCAGAACTGTGCACAGTGTGATGTACACATCCCCTGCCATCCTGCTGAAAGAGATTATTTTGGTGGATGATGCCAGTGTAGATG AATACCTGCATGATAAACTAGAAGAATATGTGAAACAGTTTCAGATAGTTAAAGTAGTCCgtcagaaggaaagaaaaggtcTGATCACTGCACGGTTGTTGGGAGCTTCAGTAGCAACAGGAGAGACCCTCACCTTCCTGGATGCTCACT GTGAATGCTTTTATGGCTGGTTAGAGCCATTATTGGCAAGAATAGCTGAGAATCCTGTTGCTGTTGTAAGCCCTGACATTGCTTCTATCGATCTCAATACCTTTGAATTCAGTAAACCATCTCCTTATGGGCATAGCCACAACAGAGGAAATTTCGATTGGAGTTTGTCATTTGGATGGGAGTCTCTTCCTAAACATGAgaataaaagaagaaaggatgAAACCTATCCAATTAG AACACCTACTTTTGCTGGAGGTCTCTTTTCAATATCAAAAGAGTACTTTGAACACATTGGAAGCTATGATGAAGAAATGGAAATATGGGGAGGTGAAAATATAGAAATGTCTTTCAGA GTATGGCAGTGTGGTGGACAGTTGGAGATCATGCCTTGCTCTGTTGTTGGCCATGTCTTTCGCAGCAAGAGTCCCCATACTTTCCCAAAAGGTACTCAGGTGATCACACGTAACCAAGTTCGCCTTGCAGAAGTGTGGATGGATgaatataaagaaatattttaccGAAGAAACACAGAGGCAGCAAAAATTGTGAAACAA AAAACATTTGGAGATATATCAAAAAGACTTGCTTTAAGGCAGCGCCTGCAGTGTAAAAATTTTACCTGGTACCTCACTAATGTTTATCCAGAAGCATATGTGCCAGACCTGAATCCTTTGTTTTCTGGATAT TTAAAAAATATAGGTAACCGCATGTGTCTGGATGTTGGTGAAAATAACCATGGTGGCAAACCGCTGATTATGTATTCTTGTCATGGACTTGGAGGAAACCAG GACTCGCAGTGTCAAGGAAGATGGAATCCGGCCACTGGGAGACCAAGTGTCCAGGCCTGA
- the CSRNP3 gene encoding cysteine/serine-rich nuclear protein 3 isoform X3 has translation MSGILKRKFEEVDGSSPCSSVRESDDDISSSESADSGDSVNPSTSNHFTPSSILKREKRKRAKNVHFNCVTVYYFTRRQGFTSVPSQGGSTLGMSTRHNSVRQYTLGEFAMEQERLHREMLREHLREEKLNSLKLKMTKNGTVESEEANTLTLDDISDDDIDLDNTEVDEYFFLQPLPTKKRRALLRASGVKKIDVEEKHELRAIRLSREDCGCDCRVFCDPETCTCSLAGIKCQVDRMSFPCGCTKEGCSNTAGRIEFNPIRVRTHFLHTIMKLELEKNREQQVPALNGCHTEISAHSSSMSPGPHPVEYSIAENFEIETEPPATVMHSQSAEDLDCPGEEEEEEDGSSFCSGVTDSSTQSLAPSESDDDEEEEEDEEEDEEEEKADDFVESMSSHADMVPLPSVLCYSDGTAVHENHSKNASYYTNSSTLYYQIENHVAGTANQIGETYSERDAVKNGSLSLVPYNMTSEQFVDYTRPSEETYSSPHYPSANPSVIVCCSSSEGDGSAPCNSLYTEHRPSHPPVEFHSYLKGPSQDGFVSALNGDSNVQEHPAENSLNLPEKSRLHEECIKSPVVETVPV, from the exons CGTCTTCAATCCTGAAGAGGGAGAAGCGCAAGAGAGCCAAGAATGTGCACTTCAACTGTGTCACTGTGTACTACTTCACCAGAAGGCAAGGCTTCACCAGCGTCCCCAGCCAGGGCGGGAGCACGCTGGGAATGTCCACGCGGCACAACAGCGTGCGCCAGTACACCCTGGGCGAGTTTgccatggagcaggagaggctcCACCGGGAGATGCTGAGAGAGCACCTGAGGGAGGAAAAACTCAATTCTCTCAAGTTAAAG ATGACCAAGAATGGTACAGTGGAATCAGAGGAAGCCAATACACTGACTCTGGATGACATTTCTGATGATGATATTGATCTGGACAACACTGAAGTAGATGAGTATTTCTTTCTCCAACCCCTGCCCACAAAAAAGCGGCGGGCGCTGCTGCGAGCCTCTGGAGTGAAGAAGATCGACGTGGAGGAGAAGCACGAGCTGCGAGCCATCCGCTTGTCCAGGGAGGACTGTGGCTGTGACTGCCGCGTCTTCTGTGACCCAGAAACTTGCACCTGCAGTCTTGCAGGCATAAAATGTCAG gtGGATCGTATGTCTTTTCCATGTGGTTGCACTAAAGAAGGGTGTAGCAATACAGCAGGTAGAATCGAATTTAACCCTATCCGTGTTCGGACTCACTTTTTGCACACGATAATGAAACTTGAATTGGAGAAAAATAGAGAGCAGCAAGTTCCAGCACTCAATGGCTGTCACACTGAGATAAGTGCACACAGTAGCTCCATGAGTCCAGGACCCCATCCAGTCGAATATTCGATTGCAGAAAATTTTGAGATTGAAACCGAACCCCCGGCTACAGTTATGCATTCCCAGTCAGCCGAGGACTTGGACTGCccaggggaagaggaggaagaggaagatgggAGTAGCTTTTGTAGTGGAGTTACAGACTCTAGTACACAGAGTTTAGCCCCTAGTGAATCAGATGAtgatgaagaggaagaggaagatgaggaggaagatgaggaggaagaaaaagcagatgaTTTTGTAGAAAGTATGAGCTCCCATGCTGATATGGTGCCTCTTCCTTCTGTCCTTTGCTACTCTGATGGAACTGCTGTGCATGAAAACCACTCTAAAAATGCCTCATACTATACTAACTCTTCAACTCTGTATTACCAAATAGAGAACCACGTTGCTGGCACTGCTAACCAGATTGGTGAGACTTACTCAGAAAGGGATGCTGTCAAGAACGGTAGTCTTTCTCTGGTGCCTTACAACATGACTTCAGAACAGTTTGTTGACTACACACGGCCATCAGAGGAAACTTACAGCAGCCCTCATTACCCTTCTGCAAACCCCTCAGTGATTGTTTGCTGCTCATCTTCGGAAGGGGATGGCAGCGCTCCCTGTAACAGTTTGTACACTGAGCATAGGCCGAGTCACCCGCCAGTGGAATTTCACTCATACTTGAAAGGTCCTTCTCAAGATGGCTTTGTCTCAGCTTTGAATGGTGACAGTAACGTGCAGGAACACCCTGCTGAGAATTCACTAAACCTCCCAGAGAAGAGCAGACTGCACGAAGAGTGCATCAAATCACCAGTGGTAGAGACGGTGcctgtttaa
- the GALNT3 gene encoding polypeptide N-acetylgalactosaminyltransferase 3 isoform X1 has translation MALKKTPKLFKTFFHWKLWKFSIIVFVFLVFLFLLQREVGVQDFKDEAGIEPVVGKKSHVLGLVLNAMNNIKGAKPKMQIKAPIRQTKVPGERHCLPGHYTPVELKPFLDRPLQDPNAPGASGKAFKTINLSSEEQKEKQAGEEKHCFNAFASDRISLHRDLGPDTRPPECIEQKFKRCPPLPTTSIVIVFHNEAWSTLLRTVHSVMYTSPAILLKEIILVDDASVDEYLHDKLEEYVKQFQIVKVVRQKERKGLITARLLGASVATGETLTFLDAHCECFYGWLEPLLARIAENPVAVVSPDIASIDLNTFEFSKPSPYGHSHNRGNFDWSLSFGWESLPKHENKRRKDETYPIRTPTFAGGLFSISKEYFEHIGSYDEEMEIWGGENIEMSFRVWQCGGQLEIMPCSVVGHVFRSKSPHTFPKGTQVITRNQVRLAEVWMDEYKEIFYRRNTEAAKIVKQKTFGDISKRLALRQRLQCKNFTWYLTNVYPEAYVPDLNPLFSGYLKNIGNRMCLDVGENNHGGKPLIMYSCHGLGGNQYFEYSAHREIRHNIQKELCLHASKGPVQLRECSYKGQKTFAVGEEQWLHQKDQTLYNEALHMCLTGNGEHPSLASCNPLDPFQKWIFGQND, from the exons GTGGGTGTTCAAGATTTTAAGGATGAAGCAGGGATTGAGCCAGTTGTTGGAAAGAAAAGTCACGTATTAGGTCTTGTGTTAAATGCTATGAACAATATCAAAGGTGCAAAGCCCAAAATGCAGATAAAAGCACCCATTAGGCAAACTAAGGTTCCTGGAGAGAGACACTGCTTGCCAGGGCACTATACTCCAGTGGAACTGAAGCCCTTTCTGGATCGGCCTCTTCAAGATCCTAATGCTCCTGGAGCTTCTGGCAAAGCATTTAAAACCATCAACCTGAGttcagaagaacagaaagaaaaacaggctggagaagagaaacaCTGTTTTAATGCATTTGCAAGTGATAGGATTTCTTTACACCGAGATCTTGGACCAGACACTCGACCTCCTGA ATGTATTGAACAAAAGTTTAAGCGCTGCCCGCCGTTGCCAACCACAAGCATTGTCATCGTTTTCCATAATGAGGCATGGTCAACTCTGCTCAGAACTGTGCACAGTGTGATGTACACATCCCCTGCCATCCTGCTGAAAGAGATTATTTTGGTGGATGATGCCAGTGTAGATG AATACCTGCATGATAAACTAGAAGAATATGTGAAACAGTTTCAGATAGTTAAAGTAGTCCgtcagaaggaaagaaaaggtcTGATCACTGCACGGTTGTTGGGAGCTTCAGTAGCAACAGGAGAGACCCTCACCTTCCTGGATGCTCACT GTGAATGCTTTTATGGCTGGTTAGAGCCATTATTGGCAAGAATAGCTGAGAATCCTGTTGCTGTTGTAAGCCCTGACATTGCTTCTATCGATCTCAATACCTTTGAATTCAGTAAACCATCTCCTTATGGGCATAGCCACAACAGAGGAAATTTCGATTGGAGTTTGTCATTTGGATGGGAGTCTCTTCCTAAACATGAgaataaaagaagaaaggatgAAACCTATCCAATTAG AACACCTACTTTTGCTGGAGGTCTCTTTTCAATATCAAAAGAGTACTTTGAACACATTGGAAGCTATGATGAAGAAATGGAAATATGGGGAGGTGAAAATATAGAAATGTCTTTCAGA GTATGGCAGTGTGGTGGACAGTTGGAGATCATGCCTTGCTCTGTTGTTGGCCATGTCTTTCGCAGCAAGAGTCCCCATACTTTCCCAAAAGGTACTCAGGTGATCACACGTAACCAAGTTCGCCTTGCAGAAGTGTGGATGGATgaatataaagaaatattttaccGAAGAAACACAGAGGCAGCAAAAATTGTGAAACAA AAAACATTTGGAGATATATCAAAAAGACTTGCTTTAAGGCAGCGCCTGCAGTGTAAAAATTTTACCTGGTACCTCACTAATGTTTATCCAGAAGCATATGTGCCAGACCTGAATCCTTTGTTTTCTGGATAT TTAAAAAATATAGGTAACCGCATGTGTCTGGATGTTGGTGAAAATAACCATGGTGGCAAACCGCTGATTATGTATTCTTGTCATGGACTTGGAGGAAACCAG tACTTTGAATATTCTGCACACCGCGAAATTCGCCATAACATTCAGAAGGAGCTTTGTCTGCATGCTTCCAAGGGACCTGTGCAGCTTCGAGAGTGCTCTTACAAAGGCCAGAAAACCTTTGCTGTTGGGGAGGAGCAGTGGCTGCACCAGAAG GATCAAACTCTGTACAATGAAGCACTACATATGTGCCTTACAGGGAATGGAGAGCATCCGAGTTTGGCATCCTGTAATCCATTAGACCCCTTCCAGAAGTGGATCTTTGGCCAGAATGATTAA